GAGCCAGAGGGTGCGAGCACGTCCCAACAGGATAGAGAGGCCCCCAGATGCCCGCTGACCCCACCGCCGGGGCTCTGGGCCTAGtacttggtgggggggggggggggagagcagCGCCCAGGCTTCCTGAGGTGCTTCAACAGTGACCGGAGAGGGAGGGACGGGACTGGTCCCTCCCAGCTCCCGTCTCACTCCCAGAAAGGCCTCGGAAAAAGGATCCTGAGGCCAAAGCACTGACCACCCGTGCCTGAGAGTGCTGAACGAGGCAGCTGGGAAAGGTCCTGGGAGGACAGGTGGGTGCAGAGGTCTCTGGCAGGAGCACGGGGCACCAGGACGGGGGCGGAGGCGCTCACCAGCCGCTGGGCCACACGGCTCTGCAGACGGCCCTCCACGTGGCCCCGCAGCCGACTGCAGCCCGGGGCACCTGGCTCCGCCCGAGGCCCACGTGCGGGGAGGCACGCTGTCcgtcagagagggaggcaagcgAGGCCAGGCCCGCTGGGCCCCAGAACCTCCCGAGGAGCCTGAGGCTTCGACCTGGCTCCGTGGATGCTTCTGGAAGGAGCGCCCTGAGCACAGACACCCCTCAGGCCGTCTGGTGACAAGCAGTTACTGACCGGCCATGAGACTGCCGGGCAGGTGCTGAGGCAGGATGAGAATCCACAGCTTGGGATCTACAGTCTGGACAAAGCCTCCCCAGGGGACCCGGGAGCCCACCTGTCCTGCCCCTGCTCGGCTCCAACCACCCCGCAGAGCCTTGCTGTTCAAGAGCCATACAGGCTGTGGGGAGACAGCTTCTCAGCGTCTGTCCACCTGCCCGTGCTGCCACTGCCGCCACCACCACGAGGTGAGGGCAGACGCCCCCGTGACTCTTGACACCTCACTTCCCGTGGCACCACAAGCAGCCGCAATTCAACAGCACGGGCCACACGAGTCCACTGTGGCAGCCAAGCACACAGGGGCAGATGTCACCCCGGCACAGGAAGGAAGCCGAGGGACAGTGGCTTAGCCCCAAGGCCGTGTGCCCCCAAGACTCCACAATGAAAACAGCCCTGCTAGGTTCCCAATCCTCACGTGCATTTAAAGCAGGAAGCACCATGTCCAGGGCGGCACCACGGCAGCAACGGCCGTCCCCCCAGGATTTGCGGAGACGTAATGCACGAACCAGACACTGCGTCCCCTCAGCCGCCGGGGGAGGCCCCAACAGGTGGAGGAGCCAGCAGGGTGGCCAGGCTGGAACCCGAAGGCAGAGCAATGAAACACAGTCACGGCCCAGAGGTGCGCAGGGAGGGTGCGCGCCTCCGCCTACGGTCCCTGCCAGCCTCAGCGTGGGTGGCGGGGAGCCTGCCGGCAGCCACGGGACAAACGCTCACGTCTTCCCACAGGCAAGCCAGGCACCCTGCTCTTCCTCGCATGGAGTACTGAGGGGCGAGCAGCCGAACACAGAAGCCCGACACTGCTAGAGATCTGACCGGCTCCCTTACTGCTGGGTCGCACGTACACACCTAAGACTAACTTCTGGACGCCTCAGCAAAACTCAGGAACAAACAGGTGGTAAGTGCAAACTCCCGGGGCACACGGGTGTCAGACTATGCCGCAGACCTGGAACCAAGCCCACACACGCCCAGGGGGCCACCAGCCTGTCCTCGGGGCAACCTGCAGGCCCGGGCAGTCTGCTTGCGTTAGGGGGCGCGGCCCCGCCCTGCCAACCCCGCGTGCAGCCCCCACGTCCTGCGGGGCCCAGCCCCAGGGGTGAGACACCCTGGTAACGTGGAGGAACTCTCAGGAGCCTGATGAGGCTGAGCGAGTCCACGGCAGTCACCAGCAGGGTGACAACGCACCACCCATAAAGCCACAAGCAGGGACGGCCGCCACACGGCAACCGAGCCCCGAGGGAGGAACGCCAGCCCGTCATCTGGCTGTAGGCACTGCCATCAGGTGGCTCAAGGGCAGGCTTTCCTCCCTCAGACAGACACCTCCACCCACGCGCGCAGCTCGGCCGGAGAACACAGGGCCAGAATCTACTGGCATGGTCCTGGGTTCTGGCCACGGGACGCTCTGGTCAGCTTCGGGTGTGGGGGGCCCTTCCAGAACGGTGGCTCACGTTCCCGTGCCAGGACGGAAAGCACAGTAAGCCCGCGATGACACAGACACACGGGGATGGGCCATCCTGAGCGGCCGAGACCCCACACCGGGTGCCCCGACCTCCTGGGCCAGCTCCGGGCCACCCGCGTGGGCTGTGCGGACGTCAGTGCTCGCCGGCCATGGacgagcagggcagaggggaggcctCCGGGGGGGTCTCGAGTTTGACCACGGCCCTGAGGGCCACGCGCCGCTGCTTCACCTGCCGCTGCCTGACAAACACTGAGCGCAGTGTGCGCAGCTGCCCCACCTCCTGTGCCGTGAAGCAGGGCTGCCCTTCGGCGAAGCGGACCACGGCGTCAAAGGACGCCGCCGCCTGCTCCCAGGCGGCCTCATCACCGTCCTTCTCGGCCAGCTCCAGGCTCCCCACAGCCGGGGCTGGGTCCTCCCCGGCCGCACAGCCTGGCCCGCTCTGCTCAGTGGCTGTGCCACGGTGAAGCCGGCTGCTGGGGCAACCGGGGGCCTCCCTGCCCAGCTCCAGGATGTGCGCGAAAGTCTGATTGTGAGGCTTCACCTGGAGGCCATCTGGCTCCTCGTCAGAAGACGAGCCTTCGGCAAATGTGACCGCGGGCCACAGCTTCTTCCAGGCGCGGCTGAAGATGTGGCCTGGCACAGCACTCCAGGCGCAGGCCACGTTGAAGACGGCATCGTTGGTGCTGTAGCGGGGGTGGCAGCCCTGCAGCAAGCCGGGGGGGTTGAGGAAGTGCCTCATGAAATCCCTCCGAATGCCCTGGTCCATGGGCTGAATCAAGGAGGTGACACTGGCAGGCAGAAAGATGGTGAAGATGTTCCCGGAGACCAACTCGGCCTCCCGTGGCCGGGCGCGGGCGTGGTCCAGCAGCAGGATGGCTTTGCCGTCCTCGGGCAGACCTGCCGCTCTGAAGTGCTCCTTCACGGACGGGACGAAGATATGATGGAACCAGTCAGAAAAAATCTCCTTGTCCACCCACGCGTTACCCTGGGCCTTGTACGCCACAGGCAGGTGCTGGATGCCCCCGAAAGCCCGGGGGGCGCCACATTTCCCAATCACCAGGGGTTTGATTTTGTGGGAGCCGGTGGCATTGGCGCACATCAGGACGGTCAGCCTGTCCTTGTTCTGCCGGACGCCGGGCGCCGGGCCGCCCTCCAGGCCAGGATTTGGCAAGCACCGCCAGAAAAGGCCGGTCTCATCAGCGTTGTAAACCTGCTCAG
This portion of the Canis aureus isolate CA01 chromosome 14, VMU_Caureus_v.1.0, whole genome shotgun sequence genome encodes:
- the JRK gene encoding jerky protein homolog, translated to MASKQAAGRSPGEKRKRVVLTLKEKIDICTRLEKGESRKVLMQEYNVGMSTLYDIKAHKAQLLRFFANSDSNKALEQRRTLHTPKLEHLDRVLYEWFLGKRAEGVPVSGPMLIEKAKDFYEQMQLTEPCVFSGGWLWRFKARHGIKKLDASGERQGADHRAAEQFCGFFRSLTAEHGLSPEQVYNADETGLFWRCLPNPGLEGGPAPGVRQNKDRLTVLMCANATGSHKIKPLVIGKCGAPRAFGGIQHLPVAYKAQGNAWVDKEIFSDWFHHIFVPSVKEHFRAAGLPEDGKAILLLDHARARPREAELVSGNIFTIFLPASVTSLIQPMDQGIRRDFMRHFLNPPGLLQGCHPRYSTNDAVFNVACAWSAVPGHIFSRAWKKLWPAVTFAEGSSSDEEPDGLQVKPHNQTFAHILELGREAPGCPSSRLHRGTATEQSGPGCAAGEDPAPAVGSLELAEKDGDEAAWEQAAASFDAVVRFAEGQPCFTAQEVGQLRTLRSVFVRQRQVKQRRVALRAVVKLETPPEASPLPCSSMAGEH